The Hippea jasoniae genome has a window encoding:
- a CDS encoding class II glutamine amidotransferase, with product MELVKDISGCGIAGYINTDGERISGKDIVDAITLMRDRGNGLGAGFAAYGIYPDFKEFYALHIMYDDEIARKNTEEYLERKVHIEQHGGMPTRPIKKKRPMFFVYFVQPREQSTKAESEEFRLEEADEFIFKLVMFINENIDGAFVISSGRNMGVFKGVGFPDEIANFFRVDEYKAFCWTAHNRFPTNTPGWWGGAHPFSLLGFSVVHNGEISSYGANKRYLEMFGYKCTQKTDTEVVAYLLDLLVRKHNLPLNIVAKIFAPPLWSEIELMDEEEKELYKTLRMVYGGAMLNGPFSIIVGFKGGMFGLNDRIKLRPLVVAKKGSSVYMASEESAIRFVARDLDEIYMPKAGEPVIAMLTDEAYEKVYGSKERSYV from the coding sequence ATGGAACTTGTTAAGGATATATCGGGTTGTGGTATAGCGGGCTATATCAATACCGACGGAGAAAGGATCTCTGGTAAAGATATTGTTGATGCAATAACACTTATGAGGGATAGAGGAAACGGTCTTGGTGCAGGATTTGCAGCGTATGGAATCTATCCTGACTTTAAAGAGTTTTACGCTTTACACATAATGTATGATGATGAGATAGCAAGGAAAAACACAGAGGAGTATTTAGAGCGGAAGGTGCATATAGAGCAGCATGGAGGTATGCCCACAAGACCCATAAAAAAGAAAAGACCCATGTTTTTCGTATATTTTGTTCAGCCAAGGGAGCAGAGCACCAAAGCAGAGAGTGAGGAGTTCAGGCTTGAGGAGGCTGATGAGTTTATATTTAAGCTTGTAATGTTTATAAATGAAAATATAGATGGTGCCTTTGTTATCTCAAGTGGTAGAAATATGGGTGTGTTTAAAGGTGTAGGTTTTCCTGATGAGATAGCCAACTTTTTCAGGGTGGATGAATATAAGGCTTTCTGCTGGACTGCGCATAACAGGTTTCCAACCAATACGCCCGGCTGGTGGGGTGGAGCTCATCCGTTTTCACTGCTTGGCTTTAGCGTTGTGCATAACGGTGAGATTTCATCATACGGAGCTAATAAGCGATACCTTGAGATGTTTGGATATAAGTGTACTCAAAAAACCGATACAGAGGTTGTGGCATATCTATTGGATCTGCTTGTTAGAAAGCACAATCTACCGTTGAATATTGTTGCCAAGATCTTTGCACCGCCGCTGTGGAGTGAGATTGAATTGATGGATGAAGAAGAAAAAGAGCTCTACAAAACCTTAAGAATGGTTTATGGCGGTGCAATGCTCAACGGACCGTTTTCTATTATTGTGGGTTTTAAGGGTGGTATGTTTGGTTTAAACGATAGAATAAAATTAAGACCGCTTGTTGTGGCAAAAAAAGGCTCAAGTGTGTATATGGCTAGTGAGGAGTCAGCAATCAGGTTTGTTGCACGGGATCTTGATGAGATCTATATGCCAAAGGCTGGAGAGCCAGTGATAGCTATGTTAACGGATGAGGCCTACGAAAAGGTTTACGGCAGTAAGGAGAGGAGCTATGTATGA
- the hisD gene encoding histidinol dehydrogenase produces the protein MIEIKNESDLKIIENAIKNRQQGFDRYLKDVLTIVNDVKEMGDEALCKYTSRFDNFEATKDNIKVKEEEIETASKEISNEDKEIINCAKERIERFHKAFLPKSCFIEEDGAILGNRITPVKKCGLYIPGGKAAYPSTALMTIIPAVVAGVEDIQIATPSPSGIPNPYVLYIASLFGIKDIYKIGGAQAIAAFAYSTQTVRKVDVIAGPGNIYVALAKRLVFGDVGIDSVAGPSEIMVVADSSAHIEYVAKDLLSQAEHDELAGCFFVGFDKVLTEAVEKRFFELAKNNPRSSITNKSAKNALFVCVDSVELASRVVDIVAPEHLQLHLASPYEFMNRINNAGAIFIGEFTPEPIGDYVAGPNHTLPTSSTARFFSPLSAETFLKKTSIIHFSYEGFKKVAECASKFAALEGLFAHKDAIDERIRSIKTNA, from the coding sequence ATGATAGAAATTAAAAATGAAAGTGATTTAAAAATTATAGAAAATGCCATAAAGAATCGCCAGCAGGGCTTTGATAGATATTTAAAAGATGTTTTGACGATTGTGAATGATGTGAAAGAAATGGGCGATGAGGCTTTATGCAAATATACAAGCAGATTTGATAATTTTGAAGCAACAAAAGATAACATAAAGGTTAAGGAAGAAGAAATCGAGACTGCTTCAAAAGAGATCTCTAATGAGGATAAAGAGATTATAAACTGTGCAAAAGAAAGAATAGAGCGATTTCATAAAGCTTTTTTGCCAAAAAGCTGCTTTATAGAAGAAGATGGTGCGATTTTAGGCAATAGAATCACGCCTGTAAAAAAATGCGGTTTATACATTCCAGGTGGCAAGGCGGCGTATCCTTCAACGGCACTGATGACAATTATTCCTGCAGTTGTAGCAGGCGTTGAGGATATACAGATTGCCACACCTTCCCCATCCGGTATTCCAAATCCTTATGTTTTATACATAGCAAGCCTTTTTGGTATTAAGGACATCTATAAAATAGGTGGAGCGCAGGCTATAGCTGCATTTGCATACTCAACCCAGACCGTTAGAAAGGTTGATGTTATAGCTGGACCTGGCAATATCTATGTTGCTTTGGCAAAGAGGCTTGTTTTTGGTGATGTAGGTATCGATTCAGTTGCAGGACCTTCTGAGATTATGGTTGTTGCAGACAGCAGTGCTCATATTGAGTATGTTGCAAAAGACCTGCTCAGTCAGGCTGAGCATGATGAGCTTGCAGGCTGTTTTTTTGTGGGTTTTGATAAAGTATTAACTGAAGCAGTTGAGAAGAGGTTTTTTGAGCTTGCAAAAAACAATCCGCGTAGCTCAATCACCAATAAGTCAGCCAAAAATGCCCTGTTTGTTTGTGTAGATTCTGTTGAGCTTGCCTCAAGAGTCGTGGATATTGTTGCACCAGAGCATCTTCAGCTTCATTTAGCCAGCCCCTATGAATTTATGAACAGAATAAACAATGCCGGTGCTATTTTTATAGGTGAATTTACACCAGAGCCTATCGGTGATTATGTTGCAGGTCCAAATCACACTCTGCCCACCTCATCAACAGCTCGTTTCTTTTCACCCCTTTCTGCAGAAACATTTTTGAAAAAAACCTCAATTATTCACTTTTCTTATGAGGGCTTTAAAAAAGTAGCAGAGTGCGCCTCAAAGTTTGCAGCTTTAGAGGGTCTTTTTGCCCATAAGGATGCTATAGATGAAAGAATTAGAAGTATTAAAACCAACGCTTGA
- the kdsB gene encoding 3-deoxy-manno-octulosonate cytidylyltransferase, translating into MKTAVLIPARFASERFKGKVLVDIKQKPMVEWVYEAAAASCADFVAVLTDDKRVYDAVKMFGGEVFLVDGDFNSGSDRVAYFVKDKDFDIVVNLQADEPLIDGKTIDLLIDCLKKSSADIATLVGLCSTDEVDDRDVVKVVVDKNGFALYFSRLPIPYNRKPFESYLKHIGIYAYKRDVLIKLSSMEVDEIEKAEGLEQLRALRNGFKIKTCFTDKFLIGVDTKKDLERLLEYLDGKEG; encoded by the coding sequence ATGAAAACAGCAGTCTTGATTCCTGCAAGATTTGCATCAGAACGATTTAAGGGAAAGGTGCTTGTAGATATCAAGCAAAAACCGATGGTTGAATGGGTTTATGAAGCAGCGGCTGCTTCTTGTGCTGATTTTGTTGCGGTTTTGACAGATGATAAGAGGGTTTATGATGCTGTTAAAATGTTTGGAGGAGAGGTTTTTTTGGTTGATGGTGATTTTAACAGCGGAAGCGATAGGGTAGCTTACTTTGTAAAGGATAAAGATTTTGATATTGTTGTAAATTTACAGGCTGATGAGCCTTTGATAGATGGCAAAACAATCGATCTTTTGATTGATTGTTTAAAAAAAAGCAGTGCTGATATAGCCACGCTTGTTGGGTTGTGCAGCACAGATGAGGTGGATGATAGGGATGTTGTTAAAGTTGTGGTGGATAAGAATGGTTTTGCTCTCTATTTTTCCCGTCTGCCCATACCATACAACCGCAAGCCTTTTGAAAGCTATTTAAAGCATATCGGTATTTATGCATATAAAAGGGATGTTTTAATTAAGCTTTCTTCAATGGAGGTTGATGAGATTGAAAAAGCAGAAGGGCTTGAGCAGTTAAGGGCTTTAAGAAACGGGTTTAAGATAAAAACATGTTTTACAGACAAGTTTTTAATTGGCGTTGATACAAAGAAAGATTTAGAGAGGCTTTTGGAGTATTTAGATGGTAAAGAAGGCTAA
- a CDS encoding 4Fe-4S dicluster domain-containing protein, whose protein sequence is MKVVKIKEDNCVYCHLCEVACIVEHSQSKDIIKAFKREERPIARCSVEFNYPVSLSVMCRHCDDAPCIEACQNGSMHRDERGYVVVNPDTCVGCWMCIMACPYGVIKRDTRREVFGLSTKCDLCPDREIPACVEACPNEALTYEEL, encoded by the coding sequence ATGAAAGTCGTAAAAATAAAGGAAGATAACTGTGTATATTGTCATCTTTGTGAGGTTGCATGTATCGTTGAGCATTCTCAATCAAAAGATATAATCAAGGCTTTTAAGAGAGAAGAAAGACCGATTGCACGCTGTAGTGTTGAATTTAACTACCCTGTTTCGCTGTCTGTAATGTGTAGACATTGCGATGATGCCCCCTGTATAGAGGCCTGCCAGAACGGCTCCATGCATAGGGATGAAAGGGGTTATGTGGTTGTGAACCCCGATACCTGTGTGGGATGCTGGATGTGTATAATGGCCTGCCCCTACGGGGTAATAAAAAGGGATACACGCAGAGAGGTGTTTGGCTTATCAACAAAGTGTGATTTGTGTCCCGATAGGGAGATTCCTGCCTGCGTTGAGGCATGTCCAAACGAAGCATTAACCTATGAAGAACTGTAA
- a CDS encoding N-acetyltransferase, whose translation MKELEVLKPTLDDVDDIYSLVDFYAKKGDILPRSRENISERIREFVCVKDNNRVVGIASLRIFYPKLAEIRTIAVDEQYQNRNLGKRLIEACLNEAKILKVKDVFALTFRVEFFLKLGFELIDKKLLPSKKIWEDCINCPLFPSCKEEAVIYHIY comes from the coding sequence ATGAAAGAATTAGAAGTATTAAAACCAACGCTTGATGATGTTGATGATATATATAGTCTTGTAGATTTTTATGCTAAAAAAGGTGACATACTGCCGCGTAGCAGGGAGAATATATCTGAACGGATAAGGGAATTTGTGTGTGTTAAGGATAATAATAGGGTTGTGGGTATTGCAAGTTTGAGAATATTTTATCCCAAGCTTGCAGAGATAAGAACAATTGCTGTAGATGAGCAATATCAAAACAGAAATTTGGGAAAAAGGTTGATTGAAGCATGTTTGAATGAAGCAAAAATCTTAAAGGTGAAGGATGTTTTTGCCCTCACATTTAGAGTTGAGTTTTTTTTAAAATTAGGTTTTGAGTTAATCGATAAAAAACTTCTACCCTCGAAAAAGATATGGGAGGATTGTATAAACTGTCCTTTGTTTCCCTCCTGCAAAGAAGAAGCCGTCATCTACCACATTTATTAA
- a CDS encoding glutamate synthase-related protein: MKNLRDYIPPSFVVVRDDYRCIRCKACVEQCSFDATFYDEDEDRVWNWNANCVGCNRCAAICPTEAITVKRADPTYRYNHNWSGHIDSLKKRAMFGGTPVVSMGNDRPYPIYFDHILLNASQVTNPSIDPLREPMELKTFLGRKPSALHISDGALKTQITPQLELEVPIMFAAMSYGALSYNVIEALGRAAKAMGTYYNSGEGGLNKDHYKFKGNIIVQVASGRFGVHKDYLDVGSAIEIKIGQGAKPGIGGHLPGEKVSETISETRMMPQGSDAISPAPHHDVYSIEDLRQLIFALKEATEYKKPVAVKIAAVHNVAAIASGIARAGADIIVLDGFKGGTGASPQVIRDNVGLPIEIALAVVDERLRQEGIRQDVSIVAGGGIRNSMDVVKAIALGADAVYIGTAALVAIGCTMCQQCHTGKCAWGISTQDPHLSKRVNPDIASKRLINLLEVWALEIKETLGAMGINSIESLRGNRLNLRGVGLTERELQILGILPAGE, from the coding sequence ATGAAAAATCTACGGGACTATATACCGCCCTCTTTTGTAGTTGTCAGGGATGATTATAGATGTATTCGATGTAAGGCTTGTGTTGAGCAGTGTTCATTTGATGCAACATTCTATGATGAAGATGAAGATAGGGTCTGGAACTGGAATGCAAACTGTGTAGGCTGCAACAGATGTGCAGCAATATGTCCAACAGAGGCTATAACCGTAAAAAGAGCAGATCCAACATATCGCTACAACCACAACTGGAGCGGGCATATAGATAGCTTAAAAAAGAGAGCTATGTTTGGTGGCACGCCTGTTGTTTCGATGGGGAACGATAGGCCTTATCCCATCTATTTTGACCATATTTTACTGAATGCTTCTCAGGTTACAAATCCATCGATCGATCCACTAAGGGAGCCTATGGAGTTAAAGACATTTCTTGGCAGAAAACCTTCGGCTTTGCATATAAGTGATGGCGCTCTAAAAACACAAATTACACCCCAGCTTGAGCTTGAAGTGCCAATAATGTTTGCTGCCATGAGTTATGGTGCTTTAAGTTATAATGTTATTGAGGCCTTGGGTAGGGCAGCCAAGGCTATGGGTACATACTACAACTCAGGAGAGGGTGGTTTAAACAAAGACCATTATAAATTCAAAGGTAATATTATTGTTCAGGTTGCAAGTGGGCGATTTGGTGTTCATAAGGATTACTTAGATGTGGGTAGTGCCATAGAGATTAAGATCGGGCAGGGAGCAAAGCCCGGTATTGGTGGTCATCTGCCGGGCGAGAAGGTTTCTGAAACGATCTCTGAAACCCGTATGATGCCGCAGGGTTCTGATGCTATTTCCCCTGCGCCACACCATGATGTTTACTCGATAGAGGATTTAAGACAGCTGATTTTTGCTTTAAAAGAGGCAACGGAGTACAAAAAACCTGTAGCCGTTAAAATAGCAGCCGTTCACAATGTTGCAGCCATAGCAAGTGGTATAGCAAGAGCTGGTGCAGATATTATTGTGCTTGATGGATTTAAGGGTGGCACAGGAGCATCCCCTCAGGTGATTAGAGATAATGTGGGTTTGCCTATAGAGATAGCGCTTGCTGTTGTCGATGAAAGATTGAGGCAGGAAGGTATCAGGCAGGATGTTTCGATTGTTGCAGGTGGCGGTATAAGAAACTCCATGGATGTGGTTAAAGCCATAGCTTTGGGTGCTGATGCTGTCTATATAGGAACAGCGGCTCTTGTTGCGATAGGTTGCACAATGTGCCAGCAATGCCATACAGGCAAATGCGCCTGGGGTATATCAACGCAGGATCCCCATCTTTCAAAGAGGGTGAATCCTGACATAGCAAGCAAAAGGCTCATCAATCTCTTAGAGGTGTGGGCTTTAGAAATAAAAGAAACATTGGGAGCGATGGGCATAAATTCAATTGAATCCCTGCGAGGCAATAGATTGAATCTTAGAGGTGTTGGATTAACAGAAAGGGAGCTTCAAATTCTTGGCATACTGCCAGCTGGAGAGTAA
- a CDS encoding 5-formyltetrahydrofolate cyclo-ligase, whose product MDKKQKRAALLKKRGALNRSFIKHKSLIISRKVFDLLKKSSCIASFSAYNNEPDPNLFFDFSSLCFPKIISKGYMEFYKGVLKRSSKGILEPFAFKRRVLRKEIDAVVVPAVGFDYRGYRLGYGGGYYDRFLKGLRVFKVGVAFDCCIEKSFLKKPHDVPVDVIISERRTIYCKLRRRENGNS is encoded by the coding sequence TTGGATAAAAAACAAAAAAGAGCCGCCCTTTTAAAGAAGAGGGGGGCATTAAATAGATCGTTTATTAAACATAAAAGCCTCATAATATCCAGAAAAGTTTTTGATTTATTAAAGAAAAGTTCTTGTATTGCCTCTTTTTCTGCCTACAACAACGAGCCAGACCCCAATCTTTTTTTTGATTTTTCCTCTCTGTGTTTTCCAAAAATTATATCAAAGGGTTATATGGAATTTTACAAAGGTGTATTGAAGAGGTCTTCAAAAGGCATTCTTGAACCTTTTGCTTTCAAAAGAAGGGTTTTGAGAAAAGAGATTGATGCTGTAGTTGTGCCAGCTGTTGGATTTGACTATAGGGGCTATAGGCTGGGTTACGGTGGTGGATATTACGACAGATTTTTGAAGGGTTTAAGGGTTTTTAAGGTTGGTGTTGCATTCGATTGCTGTATTGAGAAGAGTTTTTTAAAAAAACCTCATGATGTGCCTGTTGATGTGATTATAAGTGAAAGAAGGACAATATATTGTAAATTAAGGAGAAGGGAAAATGGGAACAGTTGA
- a CDS encoding NAD(P)/FAD-dependent oxidoreductase has product MRIVIVGNSVAAINAIEAIREKDKISSITVISDENYRAYSHPLLPNLVIGEVSRSEERFYYRRQKFYEEFKVETILGKRVVKILPKQKAVKLDNAQKIEYDKLLLAVGGNPVKPPIDGLELEGVHTLTNIKAADKLRKDLKNINRVVVVGAGLIGSKIAEKLAKKGKKVVLVELARRVLFPVLDDEAANLIHKELKKLGVELILNDSVVAVDGDKRVKSVKLKSGKTIDADGCIVAVGVAPNAQLAKDANLEVNRGVVVNDFMQTSNEDIFAAGDVAEAYDLVLGQKRPIPILPLAAAQGRIAGLNMLSLGVKYRGGFASNSISIGDVSFISMGIVDSDELEVLKIKKDGEYRKFLIDEDNRLKGMILVGNIEKAGMFHWMIKNRFDVSWIKDTFLNSDFGWKYFNKAFRVLRLDRKIK; this is encoded by the coding sequence ATGAGAATCGTAATAGTGGGAAATTCGGTAGCCGCAATAAATGCCATAGAGGCTATTAGAGAAAAGGATAAGATTTCATCCATAACTGTTATATCGGATGAGAACTACAGAGCTTATTCCCATCCACTGCTACCCAATTTAGTTATTGGAGAGGTTTCAAGATCAGAGGAGCGATTTTACTACAGGCGACAGAAGTTTTATGAAGAATTTAAGGTAGAAACGATTCTGGGCAAAAGGGTTGTAAAGATTCTACCCAAACAAAAGGCTGTTAAACTTGATAATGCACAGAAGATAGAGTACGACAAACTGTTGCTTGCTGTTGGTGGCAATCCGGTTAAGCCACCGATAGACGGGCTTGAGCTTGAAGGTGTTCATACACTTACAAATATCAAAGCTGCAGATAAGCTTAGAAAAGATTTGAAGAATATTAATAGGGTTGTTGTGGTAGGAGCTGGCCTTATAGGCAGTAAAATAGCAGAGAAACTTGCCAAAAAAGGTAAAAAGGTTGTGCTTGTTGAGCTTGCAAGAAGGGTTTTGTTTCCTGTCCTGGATGATGAGGCAGCTAACTTGATCCATAAAGAACTTAAAAAATTAGGCGTTGAGCTTATTTTAAACGACTCTGTTGTTGCTGTTGATGGCGACAAAAGGGTTAAAAGCGTAAAACTAAAAAGTGGTAAAACCATAGATGCCGATGGATGTATTGTAGCCGTTGGTGTTGCACCCAATGCCCAGCTTGCAAAGGATGCAAACCTTGAGGTGAATAGGGGTGTGGTTGTAAACGACTTTATGCAAACAAGCAATGAGGATATCTTTGCAGCAGGAGATGTTGCCGAAGCCTATGACCTTGTTTTGGGTCAGAAAAGACCGATACCTATTTTGCCGCTTGCAGCTGCTCAGGGCAGGATAGCAGGATTGAACATGCTTTCTTTGGGTGTAAAGTATCGGGGTGGCTTTGCTTCGAATTCTATCTCGATTGGAGACGTAAGCTTTATCTCTATGGGTATAGTTGACTCAGATGAGCTTGAGGTATTGAAAATTAAAAAAGATGGAGAGTATAGAAAATTCTTAATAGATGAAGACAACAGACTAAAGGGTATGATTCTTGTTGGTAATATCGAAAAGGCGGGAATGTTTCACTGGATGATTAAAAATAGATTCGATGTTTCCTGGATTAAGGATACCTTTTTGAATAGCGATTTTGGATGGAAGTATTTTAATAAAGCCTTCAGGGTTCTAAGGCTGGATAGAAAAATAAAGTAG
- a CDS encoding GltB/FmdC/FwdC-like GXGXG domain-containing protein yields the protein MYEIDAKGVYYKNLNEKIREAIKNHQKDIVLNDVCGQYYIGCGLDDKDVKITINGVPGNDLGAFMNGPTIIVNDDAQDGVGNTMNGGRIVVYGSAGDVLAYSMRGGKIFVEKDVGYRACIHMKAYKQMNPTVVIGGCSGAFMGEYMAGGTLILLGLTKKKNKPISGVYLATGMHGGKIFIRGGVDKHLLWSEAVVVEPDESEMKKIASEVKEFCNLFKIDYNMIMEEEFVKVVPKSTRPYGHLYIPGP from the coding sequence ATGTATGAAATTGATGCAAAGGGTGTTTACTATAAAAATCTGAATGAAAAAATCAGGGAAGCAATCAAAAATCACCAAAAAGATATAGTGTTAAATGATGTTTGTGGTCAATATTATATAGGTTGCGGTCTTGATGATAAGGATGTGAAGATAACGATAAACGGTGTGCCGGGTAACGACCTTGGTGCATTTATGAACGGCCCAACGATTATTGTTAATGACGATGCTCAAGACGGTGTGGGCAATACGATGAACGGCGGAAGAATTGTTGTATACGGCAGCGCAGGTGATGTATTGGCATACAGCATGAGGGGTGGAAAGATCTTTGTTGAAAAGGATGTGGGCTACAGGGCATGCATACATATGAAAGCCTATAAGCAGATGAACCCCACTGTTGTAATCGGGGGTTGCTCTGGTGCGTTTATGGGTGAGTATATGGCAGGTGGCACTTTGATTTTGCTTGGATTGACAAAGAAAAAAAACAAACCAATATCTGGAGTTTATCTTGCCACGGGCATGCACGGTGGTAAAATATTTATAAGAGGCGGCGTTGATAAGCATCTTTTGTGGAGTGAAGCTGTTGTAGTTGAGCCAGACGAGAGTGAGATGAAAAAAATAGCTTCAGAGGTTAAAGAATTTTGCAATTTGTTTAAAATTGATTATAATATGATTATGGAAGAGGAGTTCGTAAAAGTTGTGCCAAAATCGACACGACCTTACGGACATCTCTATATTCCAGGGCCTTAA
- the coaBC gene encoding bifunctional phosphopantothenoylcysteine decarboxylase/phosphopantothenate--cysteine ligase CoaBC, protein MVKKANVLIGVTASIAIYKALEVISILKKRGFSVRVVLSREAKEFISPVVFEAITNQKVYSDVLEEIDFEKTNITHVALAEWADVFAVVPATANIISKLACGIADDPVSLIGLATKATKIIAPAMNSSMYLNPIIQENIAKLKGHGFVFVGPKEGMLACNTEGIGHIADCEDIADAIESALYLKQLAGRHVIVTAGPTIEPVDPVRYLTNHSSGKMGFALAKIAYFMGADVHLISGPVCLKTPFGVKRIDVSTTQEMLDAIKTTIDGLDGEIILVMAAAIADFKPANYAQTKIKRSDREKIQIELTSNPDVTASVRDYAFEKSKHLRIVGFAAETDNIIENAKQKIAKKGLEFIVANDVKRDDIAFGSDFNEAMIIYPDGRSELLKKDKKEVIAFEILRRVV, encoded by the coding sequence ATGGTAAAGAAGGCTAATGTATTAATTGGTGTAACGGCAAGTATAGCCATTTATAAGGCTTTAGAGGTGATAAGTATTTTAAAAAAAAGGGGCTTTTCTGTCAGGGTTGTGTTGAGCAGGGAGGCTAAAGAGTTTATATCACCTGTTGTGTTTGAGGCTATTACCAATCAGAAGGTTTATAGCGATGTGTTAGAAGAGATCGATTTTGAAAAAACCAATATCACGCATGTTGCCTTGGCTGAGTGGGCGGATGTATTTGCAGTTGTGCCTGCTACGGCAAATATAATTTCAAAACTGGCCTGTGGTATAGCAGATGATCCTGTAAGTCTTATAGGTCTTGCAACCAAGGCGACTAAAATTATAGCACCTGCAATGAACTCATCGATGTATTTAAATCCAATTATTCAGGAGAATATTGCAAAACTCAAAGGGCATGGTTTTGTGTTTGTTGGACCGAAAGAGGGTATGCTTGCATGCAATACTGAAGGAATTGGACATATTGCAGATTGTGAGGATATTGCTGATGCTATTGAGTCTGCCCTCTATTTAAAACAGCTTGCAGGTAGGCATGTAATTGTTACAGCGGGTCCCACCATTGAGCCTGTCGACCCTGTGAGGTATCTGACAAACCATTCAAGCGGAAAGATGGGTTTTGCACTTGCAAAAATCGCCTACTTCATGGGTGCTGATGTGCATTTAATAAGCGGTCCTGTTTGTCTGAAAACGCCTTTTGGTGTAAAGAGGATCGATGTTTCAACAACCCAAGAGATGCTTGATGCTATAAAAACCACAATTGATGGTCTGGATGGTGAGATTATTTTGGTAATGGCAGCTGCCATTGCAGATTTTAAACCTGCTAACTATGCTCAAACCAAGATAAAACGCAGCGATAGAGAAAAAATACAAATAGAGCTTACCTCAAATCCCGATGTAACAGCTTCAGTTAGAGATTATGCATTTGAAAAATCGAAACATTTAAGGATTGTTGGATTTGCAGCAGAGACAGATAATATAATAGAAAATGCAAAACAAAAGATAGCAAAAAAGGGGCTTGAGTTTATCGTGGCAAACGATGTCAAAAGGGATGATATAGCATTTGGCAGTGATTTTAACGAGGCGATGATTATCTATCCCGATGGCAGAAGTGAGCTTTTAAAGAAAGATAAAAAAGAAGTGATTGCGTTTGAAATATTGAGGAGAGTTGTATGA